Below is a genomic region from Patagioenas fasciata isolate bPatFas1 chromosome 5, bPatFas1.hap1, whole genome shotgun sequence.
TCCTCACTCCATGGCAGTTCCTGCTGGCTACAATCTTTCTGAGATTATCCAGAGTGGGATGCGTAGAAAAGCCTACTTATCCTCTGCACTCTGGTGTCTGACATCCCCAGACTGTAGTTAATGGGACTTAATCTGTTTCTGCAGCCCAAGGAGAGGGTGAGTGAAATGATAAGTGTAGGGAAAGCATTCAAAGAGAAAAAGTGAAGAGGGAGGGTATTTGAGTCTAAAAATGGGCAAAAGTAGCAGGCATTGAGGAACAGGAAGATTAAAGCAGGAACTAAAACATGGAGGAAGGAGCTTGCAATCACTGAGTGGGGAAAtgacatgaggggaaaaaaaggagcaggGACCATGACCAGAAGGAGCAAACAAACCATCTAAGAAATAAAGTCCTTTGCCTAGCTGAGGAATggaaggaagggggagaaagGGTTAGAGAAGATGACTTTGatcttaaagtaaaaataaaaatgtggataATTTCTGCTACCCACTCAGGTCTTTGAAAAGTAGAAAAATTGCCATTTGCTCTCCACTTCCATAGGACAGTGGGTGTCTCTGAACTGAGGTGCTTTGGGTTCACTTTGCACAGTGGACTGTGGGAGCATTCCTCAACAGAAGAGGGACTGATTACAGTTATTGAAGTTCTGTTTCTTGTCATTTGGCAGAATCCACAGCAATCTGATTCCATTATCAGAGACTGAGTGTggcttccaagaaaaaaaaaaaaaaacacaagaacaagaacaaaaaaaaccaaaccaaaacaaaaacaaacaaaacaaaacacaacaacaacaacaacaaacaaaaacacaacaaaaaaccacaaaaaacccaaacaaacaaacaaacaaaaccagaacaacaacaTAATTGTGATATCAATGTGTAAACAAACCACCTTCTTGTACCCATCAGGATAGCATCCAAATCCAAGACTGCTGCATAGTCTCAGTTGTTGAAATGCCAATACTGCATCCAAAGTGGAGCTGCTTAGCTCAGAAGAACATTTCAAAGGTGCTCTCAATAATATGGTTCATATATTTACTATCACGTTTATGTCCCTCTACCCCAGGGTTGTTGAGCAGCCAACTTCAGTAACCATTCACTCCAAATtagagaattttttcctaaacaCTTTGCTGTCCATTACTTTAACCAACCTTTTTCCTGAGAAGACAGTTTTAGAGTACTGAAGATCTATGACAATGGAGGAATATCCATATTGTCTTGCTATAAATATTACAGTGATCTGACTATAAATGTCAAAAAAGATGTGTTTCATATCGTGTCCCTCAAGGGACACGGTGACATGGCCACAAAAGCTCAAAGCTTCACCCAGATGCGTTACTCTAATTTGAACAGCCATATGTTTTGTGTTTTGATCAACTCTTTAGACAGATGACAGTAGTTATCCTCCTTCAATACTGAGGAAAAGGCCACCTGTGGACCAAGCTGTGGGGGAAAAGCggaaagcagagagaagggtTCGATTTCGTGAGCCAGAAGTCGTCATTGAATATGGTATGCTCAAGCTATTAAGCCTGCTGGTATGACCTTTCTAACTTTTTAACATTCACACTCTCTGTCCAAATGAGCTACCCCCTCTGATGTTATTTGTGACTGTGAGCTCAGCACTCCTGCATCACATTGGAGCAGCATCAGGGCTGTTCTCGTGGTGAACTCCTGAGTCAGTCCCCACAGGGGTCATTGTAGACCATGGGTTTGGCTGAGCCCCAGGTCTACCCCAGAACAATGCTTCCACTCATAGAAAACTATCTCAGACAGACCAAATTTAAACACACTTGACTCATTCTGGGTAACTAGGATGCAATGGCAGGGAGGGAGCCCACCCTTTCATGTTTCTCAGCACCATTTACAACAGTAAAGGTCTGAGCCTAGCTGGCTCACAGGGATTAAAAGCAGCCAGGATGTAACCATTTCTGCCAACAAGGGCATCTGAGGAATGATGCAAGTAACAAAACGTCTGCTCTTTCATTCATGAACCAAAATAACACTTTGCAGGTTGGTCAGCTGGGAGTGACCTTAAGCAGAGGTCTAGCAGAATGATCCAGTTTACATTTCTGTATGTGTTATATTCAATTCACAACCAAATAAGAACTACTGTTTTGTTCTGACTTTCACAATATTACCcaactaagaaaaaaattatttattgacAGGGAATTAAAATTGTATGGTTTTGATATATTGGTCAGTAAAAACACAGGTGACAGAATGGTAAAATTTTTGTCAGTCACATGTTTGGACAGCTACTCAGCTTCTGTAAACAAGGCTTGGCATCTGCTGATGTGTCTGTAAACAGACCATGGATCAGTTTTGTAATATGTTGTTTCTGGTGTCTCCTAATGCAGGAGTGAAAAGCTGTTTCTTGATAAGCTTGTTGACAGGTCCTGGGCTTCCCCATCAAAACTGAACTGTTGGAAAGACTCAGTGAGTCAGCCCTAAattcttcaaagctcatctgacTGCTCAAGAGCAGGTTTTTGATGAGATGTCACACATCTTTCCGCTCCCTGCCAGACTCCGTGCCCCTAGATCAGCGCCGATTATCCTGCAGTCAGTCCAGTCTGGGGGAACCAGGTTCACCTGCCATTGGCTCTGAATTCAGCCGAGCCCCAGACAGCTACAAGGATGGAGAAGACCCTGACTCTTTTCCATGAAGACATGAGAAATGTCCCAACCCATAATTAACATTCTGTGTTGCAGACAAGCTGTGATTCAGATGATTTGGGTTTTGCCCACACAATGTTATTAACATAGAGGCCAGTAGGATGAAGGCTGCTGGCATCACtgaaatttttccattttctggacTTTTCATCCTGGATTGTGTCTGGCCCACGGCTGCTAAGCAGAGGCAGTTCCAGCATATTGTTGGATGAAAGTTGCATCCAACAGAGGGCTTTGTTTTTGTAACTTCCATTCTTCTCTCAGCCTGCTGGTCTGTCTAATTTCCCTTCTAGAAACGATGCAGTATAGGGAGGTCTTTTTTACAAGACCTGATTCCTGACCTCTCTGCAACAGCAGCAATCTCTGTCTCTGAACActcccatacaatattttttCTCACTTTCCTGAAGTGCATCTATAGCTGCACGTTTGCATGGAATAGGTAGATCCTCATTTGGCACAAATCTGTACAGACAGAAGTGGTATAAGAGGTGGCCTGGCATCTATAAGGCAACAGGCAATTTCAGAGATGCTGCTTGCTTGCTTATTCATCTGCTGCAAAGAGGTCTTTCCAGGCATgtaaaaacattttcattctgttttctagCCATTTCCTGCTGTGACTACGTCGTGGGTAAGTCAAAGTTTCACATTGTAACTGTGAGCCATCCACGGCACTAACCTGCATTTGTTTTGCGGCTGCTGAGATGCACTGTGCAAATATGTTCTCCATATACAAAGCACTTTGTAATGTCAGTGgctgttgctttttcttctcaGCATATGAAGCACAAGGTGTTGATGAGGTCTGGTGCAGTATTTTAAACAAGACACTAGTAAGATAAATGgtggaaacaaaaatgaaatccctgaagctatttttaatttaaatataattaatAGATTTTTATGGCAATAGAATAGGTACAGGCTTTTCACTAAGATATACAGGGAAAGCACCCCAAGCAAAACAGTAGGTCTCCCTGCTGACTTTCATACATGGGGAGGAGACAATTCATTTATATGCTAGCAGCAGggtagaaataataaaaataatctgttttttcttttttgttggcaAGGATGTTCAAGGCGAATGTGTGTATCTGGATGTTGTTATGATGGTGATCATTCCCTGAGGCCCCAGCCAACATCCAGCCCCTCCTGTGTGCAATGTAGTGGGGGGAGAAGggtacacatatatgtatacatacaagcACAGAGCCATAGTGTTGGGATGCCAAAATGAAGCATATGTCCCCACAACCCCTCGCTGTTGCTGTTGTCCAGGAAGGGCAGTTGTATGCTCATGTTGTGGGCAGCATCCACCAAAGCAGTTTTCAGGTTAGGAACAAGGTTCTATGGGCGAGAAAGAGCCATGTGGAAAAAGAAAGACTAACTATCCCTCAGATGACAGTAGAAATGTGTGTCCAAGGCAGGAACTAAACCAAAATCTCCTATATCCTGGTCCAGTGCTTTTCCCAGATTAGCTGCCTTTTTCTTTAGACTTGGCACATGGCTAGGGCTGATTGTGCTGTTTCAAAAAACCAATTTAACTAACAAATTTAAgcattaattttcatttgtaatctagaAAAGCATAAACCTACATTTAGGCACATACTTGTAGTGATGTGCTGAAGCTGTTGTGAGCATATCTCATTTCTATTTTGTGGATGGCATTATTCTTccatattgttttttttttttctgttcctgtaCTGAACATACTCCTGTACTGAGAGGATATAAGGAAAATCCAAGTTTGCATTTGAGATCTCCCAGAAATTTCTCATGGAAAGTAAATTTCATGAGATTGAAAATGCTTATAAGCACTTCATAGAAAAGGGCAGATGTGAAAAGCTGCTTAGCTTTCACAGAAAAGTTTCACTGATAGTAAGTATGCTTATCAGCCAGGGCCCATGTTTTGAAAGGCAGGTAGTCACCCAAGCAAGAGCTGTATCTTGTGGTGTGGGAGATCACACAAGGGAAATACCAACTTCCAAATCACCAATTTCTGCAAAAACGGAAAGTGGTGTGTAATTCCCTGGCTAAACACCTTCATATAAACCTTACATAGAATAatgcaaaataaacacatttataaAAATTGAGGTCTGCTCATGGATAATTTGCAAACAGAAGAAGGGCTACATTTGAATGAGTATATTATTTGCTGCAAATAATCTACTTGGATCTATTAGGGGACATTGATTTGGTTTCTGGTTAGCTAGAAAGTAAGTGCCTATTAATGTTTTGCCTTTTCCCCATACACTTTTTGATACATTATTATGTGTTTCTTGCTTGGTTTTATGACTTTTACCTTCCTCTCTGTACATCTCTATGACAGTTTAATTGACTGCTGTGTATTCCAGGGCGCCTAGTAGAAACTAATTTAAATATGTTACAGCTAATACTGGCCCTTTACCCATAATAACACAcatcacatttttattttgttattgatTATGTGCATATGGCAGAAAAATAGCTGCACACTGTGGGTTTTTATTCAGGCATGAATTTGGATTTATATTGCATGTTTAATACTCAAAgtacttttttaaaataataccaaTTGTGCAATGGCCAGGCAGACAAACAGAGCAGCCAGATCTAAATCAAACTGAATGCCTGAGGTCCATGGATGGATACACATGTGCAAGGGCTGGGCCACAGATGTCGGCAAGCTAAAGGTGATTTCCACATGGGTACTGTGCCTGACCTATGGCACTTTAAAAGTACTTGAACCATATTTTAAAGGCAAGAAAAGTGTTTACAGTGTCCTGCTGCTTAAGAGCAAGCATAGAGGATAGCCCAGCATAATTAACACATCTAGCACCTACAGAGAAATTAAACTTGCCATAGCTTTCTAAATATGCCTCTCGGTTAGTGGAGCCACATTTTGGTTCTTGCAGTAATTAGGAGGAGGCCCAGACAATCTGAGCTACCAGGGAAAAGGACAGAAATCTAGATCTTCTTTCTTTTATAGAACATTTATGAGCATTTAATAATTAGATAAGGTAActtaatattttcctaatatttaaCCTAACAACTGGCATAAAGGTATAAAAAATAATTGCTGGAGAAAAAGTTGAGATCACGCATTAGCTATGGTAATCCTGTCCTTATTGTGTATAATTAAACTCTTTAAATGCTCCATTAGATAAGACTTTTGTATTCACCACTCTCCATCAGGAGGTGTGACTTTCTATCACTTAACTGATGCCTACAGAAGTACTCACAACCAGAGCTCTGTGTACCCTGCTGTTCCCAGAGAAGTGGGACAAAGGCATCAGCAGGGGGTCAAATTTGGGAAGTGTTTAAGATGACACTAAAATaatgctgctttcttttttctcgTCATCACTGTTCAGCAGATGACAGGTCATCATCTGGCTTGCCTGTGCTCCTGTGGCTCTCATTTTCTGCAGTGCTGATCCTTGCTGTGAGTCTCTACTACACCAGCATGAAGCAAGATGTCAAAATCCTGGAGGAATTTCAATCCCGACTTGTTATCTTCTTTCTTCAGATAAGACACATTGCTCAGAAATGCTGGACTTGGTTTACAAGGCAGTAGCAGTGTCCTCCAGCCTGACAGACATCTCAGAGCATTGTTAACAAGCACACAGCAGCTCCCCATCTACTCCAGCCACATGCAGGGAACACATGAGCATCCACAGAGCAAGAAAACCACCCCTGTTGTGCACTGCCCAGCAGCCActtgttctcctttcttttttcttttctttttttttttttttatttcacattaCTCAGCAATCATAGTAACACTTAAAGGTCCCACTAAACTCATGCTCCATCGTCCTGAACAGCAAACAAGTAGCTGAATTTTGCCCCCCAAAGAGCTTACAAACTGCTGATATGAGGAACAGAAATAGAGACCGAAATAACACGTTGATCTGTGTAGGCAGCAGCAAGCCCTAAATAAAAGTCTCCTGAGTCTCTGATCAAGGCTTTAAATACCAAACCATCTTTCTCCTCAAGTCTCCTAGGAGCTGTTCTGCAAAAGTTGAAATAAAGCTGAGCTATTGCACATATACT
It encodes:
- the C5H14orf180 gene encoding nutritionally-regulated adipose and cardiac enriched protein homolog isoform X1; the protein is MSQICPAPPSDPSAEELPTDDSSYPPSILRKRPPVDQAVGEKRKAERRVRFREPEVVIEYAISCCDYVVDDRSSSGLPVLLWLSFSAVLILAVSLYYTSMKQDVKILEEFQSRLVIFFLQIRHIAQKCWTWFTRQ
- the C5H14orf180 gene encoding nutritionally-regulated adipose and cardiac enriched protein homolog isoform X2, whose amino-acid sequence is MSQICPAPPSDPSAEELPTDDSSYPPSILRKRPPVDQAVGEKRKAERRVRFREPEVVIEYAISCCDYVVADDRSSSGLPVLLWLSFSAVLILAVSLYYTSMKQDVKILEEFQSRLVIFFLQIRHIAQKCWTWFTRQ